A single genomic interval of Noviherbaspirillum saxi harbors:
- a CDS encoding enoyl-CoA hydratase, translated as MQEDLVLARKEGRVGILQLNRPAQLNALNDALMDALGIALLAMEQDNDIGCIVLTGSAKAFAAGADIAAMQPMNYINVVRNNFIGRNWETILTLRKPVIAAVAGYALGGGCELAMMCDFIIAADNAKFGQPEIKIGVIPGAGGTQRLPRAISKSKAMDMVLTGRMMDAQEAERAGLVSRIVPADKLEQEAIEAATIIAAMSLPSVMAAKEAVNRAYESTLNEGVLFERRTFHALFGTLDQKEGMTAFLEKRKPDFKHE; from the coding sequence ATGCAAGAAGACCTGGTATTGGCCCGCAAGGAGGGCCGCGTAGGCATCCTCCAACTCAATCGTCCCGCACAGCTGAACGCCTTGAACGATGCACTGATGGATGCGCTCGGCATCGCCTTGCTGGCGATGGAGCAAGACAATGATATCGGCTGCATCGTGCTGACCGGGAGCGCCAAGGCGTTTGCGGCGGGCGCCGATATCGCCGCGATGCAGCCGATGAATTACATCAATGTGGTGCGTAACAACTTTATCGGCCGCAATTGGGAAACCATTCTCACCCTGCGCAAGCCGGTGATCGCAGCGGTCGCCGGCTATGCACTCGGCGGCGGGTGCGAACTCGCGATGATGTGCGACTTCATCATCGCCGCCGACAACGCCAAGTTCGGCCAGCCGGAAATCAAGATCGGCGTCATTCCCGGCGCGGGCGGCACTCAACGCCTGCCGCGTGCCATCTCCAAATCCAAAGCGATGGACATGGTGCTGACCGGCCGCATGATGGATGCGCAGGAAGCCGAACGCGCCGGCCTGGTGTCGCGCATCGTACCGGCCGACAAACTGGAACAGGAAGCGATCGAAGCCGCAACCATCATTGCCGCCATGTCACTGCCCAGCGTGATGGCCGCCAAGGAAGCCGTCAACCGCGCCTACGAATCGACGCTGAACGAAGGCGTGCTGTTCGAGCGCAGAACCTTCCACGCGTTGTTCGGCACGCTCGATCAGAAGGAAGGCATGACAGCATTCCTCGAAAAGCGCAAGCCGGACTTCAAGCATGAGTGA
- the icmF gene encoding fused isobutyryl-CoA mutase/GTPase IcmF, translated as MTDLSIAQKLTEYKPANKVRFVTAASLFDGHDASINIMRRILMANGAEVIHLGHNRSVDEIVTAALQEDAQGIAISSYQGGHVEYFKYMIDLLKERGGAHIKVFGGGGGVIVPSEIADLHAYGVARIFSPEDGQRLGLVGMILSMIQACDVDLSGYTPTTLDVLMQGDILERQRPLAQLVTALENDKLAPALKSELHKAADVIKTPVFGITGTGGAGKSSLTDELIRRIRLDQDDALNIAVVSIDPSRRKSGGALLGDRIRMNAINPWNGQSRVFMRSLATREAGSEISQALPDVIAACKVAGFDLVIVETSGIGQGDAAIVPHVDLSMYVMTPEFGAASQLEKIDMLDFADFVAINKFDRKGAQDALRDVAKQYQRNRELWSKKADEMPVYGTQASRFNDDGVTALYQGLLPALTELGLNAKPGKLAPVSVRFSSGKNAIVPPARSRYLAEIADTVRGYHQHVGKQVALARERQHLQEAARMMQAAGKSADIADLIDDREARLDAEAKKLIAMWPDMQAAYAGDDYVVKIRDKEIRTRLVQTTLSGTKIRKVALPKFQDHGEILRWLMLENVPGSFPYSAGVFAFKREGEDPTRMFAGEGDAFRTNRRFKLVSEGMDAKRLSTAFDSVTLYGADPAPRPDIYGKIGNSGVSIATLDDMKVLYDGFDLCSPSTSVSMTINGPAPSILAMFMNTAVDQQMDKFRADNKREPTADEAAKIKAWVLQNVRGTVQADILKEDQGQNTCIFSTEFSLKVMGDIQEYFVHHQVRNFYSVSISGYHIAEAGANPVSQLAFTLSNGFTFVEAYLARGMHIDDFAPNLSFFFSNGMDPEYTVLGRVARRIWAVAMREKYGANERSQKLKYHIQTSGRSLHAQEIDFNDIRTTLQALIAIYDNCNSLHTNAYDEAITTPTDESVRRALAIQLIINREWGLAKNENPNQGAFIIEELTDLVEEAVLQEFERIAERGGVLGAMETGYQRGKIQEESMYYEQLKHDGTLPIIGVNTFRNPKGDATPQSLELARSTDDEKQSQLKRLADFHTRHADAAPALLHKLQQAVIEDRNVFDTLMDAVRVCSLGQISSALFEVGGQYRRSM; from the coding sequence ATGACCGACCTTTCCATTGCGCAAAAACTGACCGAATACAAACCGGCCAACAAGGTACGTTTCGTCACCGCCGCCTCGCTGTTCGACGGGCACGATGCCTCGATCAACATCATGCGGCGCATCCTCATGGCCAATGGCGCCGAAGTGATCCATCTCGGGCATAACCGCTCGGTCGATGAAATCGTGACTGCCGCGTTGCAGGAAGACGCGCAGGGCATTGCGATTTCGAGCTATCAGGGCGGCCACGTCGAATACTTCAAGTACATGATCGACCTGCTGAAGGAACGCGGTGGCGCGCACATCAAGGTGTTCGGCGGCGGCGGCGGCGTGATCGTGCCGTCCGAGATCGCGGACCTGCATGCGTATGGCGTGGCGCGCATCTTCTCGCCGGAAGACGGGCAGCGTCTCGGTCTCGTCGGCATGATCCTGTCGATGATCCAGGCTTGCGATGTCGATCTGTCCGGCTATACGCCGACCACGCTCGACGTGCTGATGCAAGGCGATATCCTTGAACGCCAGCGCCCGCTCGCGCAACTGGTCACCGCGCTGGAAAACGACAAGCTTGCGCCCGCGCTCAAGTCGGAACTGCACAAGGCCGCCGACGTGATCAAGACGCCGGTGTTCGGCATCACCGGTACCGGCGGCGCGGGCAAGTCCTCGCTGACCGACGAACTGATCCGCCGCATCCGGCTCGATCAGGACGACGCGCTCAATATCGCCGTGGTATCGATCGATCCCTCGCGCCGCAAATCCGGCGGCGCCTTGCTGGGCGACCGTATCCGCATGAATGCGATCAATCCCTGGAACGGCCAGTCGCGCGTGTTCATGCGTTCGCTCGCCACGCGCGAAGCCGGTTCGGAAATTTCACAGGCGCTGCCCGATGTGATCGCTGCCTGCAAGGTCGCGGGATTCGATCTGGTGATTGTCGAAACTTCCGGTATCGGGCAGGGCGATGCCGCGATCGTTCCGCACGTCGACCTGTCGATGTATGTGATGACGCCGGAATTCGGCGCCGCCTCGCAACTGGAAAAGATCGACATGCTCGACTTTGCCGATTTCGTCGCGATCAACAAGTTCGACCGCAAGGGTGCGCAGGATGCATTGCGCGACGTCGCCAAGCAATATCAGCGCAACCGCGAGCTGTGGAGCAAGAAGGCGGACGAGATGCCGGTCTACGGCACGCAGGCGTCGCGCTTCAATGACGATGGCGTGACCGCACTCTATCAGGGTCTGTTGCCGGCCCTGACCGAACTCGGCCTTAACGCAAAGCCGGGCAAGCTGGCGCCGGTCTCGGTGCGTTTCTCTTCAGGCAAGAATGCGATCGTGCCGCCGGCCCGCAGCCGTTATCTGGCCGAGATTGCCGACACCGTGCGCGGCTATCATCAGCATGTCGGCAAGCAGGTGGCGCTGGCGCGCGAACGCCAGCATTTGCAGGAAGCGGCGCGCATGATGCAGGCGGCCGGCAAGAGCGCCGACATCGCCGACCTGATCGACGATCGCGAAGCCCGCCTCGATGCCGAAGCGAAGAAACTGATCGCGATGTGGCCCGACATGCAGGCTGCCTATGCCGGCGACGATTATGTCGTCAAGATCCGCGACAAGGAAATCCGCACCCGCCTCGTGCAGACCACGCTGTCCGGCACCAAGATCCGCAAGGTGGCGCTGCCGAAATTCCAGGATCATGGCGAAATCCTGCGCTGGCTGATGCTGGAAAACGTGCCAGGCTCCTTCCCCTACAGCGCCGGCGTGTTCGCCTTCAAGCGCGAAGGCGAAGACCCGACTCGCATGTTCGCCGGCGAGGGCGATGCCTTCCGCACCAACCGCCGTTTCAAGCTGGTGTCCGAAGGCATGGACGCCAAGCGCTTGTCGACCGCGTTTGATTCGGTCACGCTGTATGGCGCGGATCCTGCGCCGCGTCCTGACATCTACGGCAAGATCGGCAATTCCGGCGTGTCGATCGCGACGCTGGACGACATGAAGGTGCTGTACGACGGCTTCGACCTGTGCAGTCCCTCGACCTCGGTATCGATGACGATTAATGGTCCCGCGCCGAGCATCCTCGCGATGTTCATGAATACCGCGGTCGACCAGCAGATGGACAAGTTCCGCGCCGACAACAAGCGCGAGCCGACCGCCGACGAAGCCGCCAAGATCAAGGCATGGGTGCTGCAGAATGTACGCGGCACGGTGCAGGCCGACATCCTGAAGGAAGACCAGGGACAAAACACCTGCATCTTCTCGACCGAGTTTTCGCTCAAGGTGATGGGCGATATCCAGGAATACTTTGTCCATCATCAGGTGCGCAATTTCTATTCGGTATCGATCTCCGGCTACCACATCGCAGAAGCAGGGGCCAATCCGGTTTCTCAGCTCGCATTTACGCTGTCGAACGGTTTCACCTTTGTCGAAGCCTATCTGGCGCGCGGCATGCACATCGACGATTTCGCGCCCAACCTGTCGTTCTTCTTTTCCAACGGCATGGACCCGGAATACACGGTGCTGGGCCGCGTCGCGCGACGCATCTGGGCAGTCGCGATGCGAGAAAAGTACGGCGCCAATGAGCGCTCGCAAAAACTCAAATACCACATCCAGACTTCCGGCCGTTCGTTGCATGCACAGGAAATCGACTTCAACGATATCCGCACCACGCTGCAGGCGCTGATCGCGATCTATGACAACTGCAATTCGCTGCACACCAATGCCTACGATGAAGCGATCACCACGCCGACCGACGAATCGGTACGCCGTGCGCTCGCCATCCAATTGATCATCAACCGTGAATGGGGACTCGCCAAAAACGAGAACCCGAACCAGGGCGCGTTCATCATCGAAGAACTCACCGACCTGGTCGAAGAAGCGGTGCTGCAGGAATTCGAGCGCATCGCCGAGCGTGGCGGCGTGCTGGGTGCGATGGAAACCGGCTATCAGCGCGGCAAGATCCAGGAAGAGTCGATGTATTACGAGCAGCTCAAGCACGACGGCACGTTGCCCATCATTGGCGTCAATACCTTCCGCAACCCGAAAGGCGATGCGACGCCGCAATCGCTGGAACTGGCGCGCTCCACCGACGACGAGAAGCAGTCCCAGCTCAAGCGCCTGGCTGACTTCCATACACGGCATGCCGATGCCGCACCGGCTTTGCTGCACAAGCTGCAGCAGGCCGTGATCGAAGACCGCAATGTATTCGACACCTTGATGGATGCGGTGCGGGTCTGTTCGCTCGGACAAATCAGCAGCGCATTGTTCGAAGTCGGCGGCCAATACCGCCGCAGCATGTAA
- a CDS encoding AMP-binding protein, producing the protein MNATQAFFEARDFLQRHREDYNTAYRDYRPPVLDNFNWALDFFDVQARGNQAPALWVVDENGSEQKISFAEMAERSNRVANYLRGLGVGRGDRLLLMLPNRVELWEVMLAGIKLGAVMVPTTMLVSTEDLADRLERGAVRHVIAQASETAKFATLAGDYTRISVGGKAEGWHDFDDSSAAGSDFVPDGVTPASDPLLLYFTSGTTSKPKLVLHSHQSYPVGHLSTMYWIGLKQGDVHWNISSPGWAKHAWSCFFAPWNAGATIFVYNYARFSAKQSLDVITRCGVTSLCAPPTVWRMMIQENLAAFKVPLRELVGAGEPLNPEVIEQVERAWGIRIRDGFGQSETTAQIGNTPGQLLKPGSMGRPLPGYRIALLDHNDAPADEGEISIVTAPPPLGLMLAYEGDAKKTAEVMRDGYYHTGDTATRDADGYYFYVGRNDDVFKSSDYRISPFELESVLIEHEAVLEAAIVPSPDALRLSVPKAFISLREGHKPSRELAISIFEFAREKLAPYKRIRRIEFSDLPKTISGKIRRVELRKQEQEQSGQTRGQYEFWEEDLT; encoded by the coding sequence ATGAACGCCACACAGGCTTTTTTTGAAGCGCGCGATTTCCTGCAACGCCATCGCGAAGATTACAACACTGCTTACCGTGATTACCGTCCGCCGGTACTGGACAATTTCAACTGGGCGCTGGACTTTTTCGATGTGCAGGCGCGCGGCAACCAGGCGCCGGCGCTGTGGGTGGTCGATGAAAACGGCAGCGAACAGAAAATCTCATTTGCCGAGATGGCCGAACGCTCCAACCGCGTCGCCAACTATTTGCGCGGCCTGGGTGTCGGACGCGGTGACCGCCTGCTGCTGATGCTGCCGAACCGGGTCGAATTATGGGAAGTGATGCTTGCCGGTATCAAGCTCGGCGCAGTCATGGTGCCGACCACGATGCTGGTATCGACCGAAGACCTGGCCGACCGGCTGGAACGCGGCGCGGTGCGCCATGTGATCGCGCAGGCATCCGAAACGGCGAAGTTCGCAACGCTGGCCGGCGACTACACCCGGATCAGCGTCGGCGGCAAGGCCGAGGGCTGGCACGACTTCGATGACAGCAGCGCCGCCGGCAGCGATTTCGTCCCGGACGGCGTCACGCCGGCCAGCGATCCGCTGCTGCTGTACTTTACCTCCGGCACCACCTCCAAACCCAAGCTGGTCTTGCACAGCCATCAAAGCTATCCGGTGGGGCATTTGTCGACCATGTACTGGATCGGCCTCAAGCAGGGCGACGTGCATTGGAATATCAGCTCGCCGGGCTGGGCCAAGCATGCATGGAGCTGCTTCTTTGCCCCATGGAATGCCGGTGCGACGATCTTCGTCTACAACTATGCGCGCTTTAGTGCAAAGCAGTCGCTCGACGTCATCACGCGTTGCGGCGTCACGTCGTTGTGCGCGCCGCCGACCGTGTGGCGCATGATGATCCAGGAAAATCTGGCCGCATTCAAGGTGCCGTTGCGCGAACTGGTCGGTGCCGGCGAGCCGCTCAATCCGGAAGTGATCGAGCAGGTGGAACGCGCCTGGGGCATACGCATACGCGACGGTTTCGGCCAGTCCGAGACCACGGCCCAGATCGGCAATACGCCAGGGCAGTTATTGAAGCCGGGATCGATGGGCCGGCCGCTGCCCGGTTACCGGATCGCCTTGCTCGATCACAACGATGCGCCGGCCGACGAAGGCGAAATCTCCATCGTTACCGCGCCGCCCCCGCTGGGCCTGATGCTGGCCTACGAAGGCGATGCCAAAAAGACCGCCGAAGTCATGCGCGACGGGTATTACCACACCGGCGATACCGCGACCCGCGATGCCGACGGTTACTACTTTTACGTCGGCCGCAATGACGATGTCTTCAAGTCGTCCGATTACCGGATCAGCCCATTCGAGCTGGAAAGCGTATTGATCGAACATGAGGCAGTGCTGGAAGCGGCGATCGTGCCTAGTCCCGATGCCTTGCGCCTGTCCGTGCCGAAGGCGTTTATCAGCCTGCGCGAAGGGCACAAGCCCAGCCGCGAACTGGCGATTTCGATCTTCGAGTTTGCGCGCGAGAAACTGGCACCGTACAAGCGGATTCGCCGCATCGAGTTCAGCGATCTTCCGAAAACCATTTCCGGCAAGATCCGTCGCGTCGAACTGCGCAAGCAGGAACAGGAGCAATCCGGCCAGACGCGCGGCCAATATGAATTCTGGGAAGAAGACCTGACTTGA